TTTCCGTGGAAACGGTGGGACGCCTTGCGAAGGATTGCCCGCATATCATCTGCGTGAAGGAAGCCGGCGGGAACGTCGACCGCGTGAGCCAGCTGATGCAGGTGGTTCCGGAAGATTTCACCATTTTGTGCGGTGATGACGGCCTGACGGTGCCTTTCATGGCCTGCGGGGCCAGCGGTCTTGTTTCCGTTTCTTCCAATTTGATTCCCGGCATCATGAATTCCATCGTGAAAGCAGGCCTGGATAAGAACATGGCGGAGATGCTTTCCCTGCAAAAGACGTTTTACCCGCTCATGAAGGGGATCATGACGCTGGATACCAATCCCGTCCCCATCAAGGGCGCCATGGCGTTAAGAGGGGATATTCAGCCGGGCGTGCGTCTTCCCCTGGTGCCTTTGTCGGAGGAGAAGGCGGCGCAGCTTTCCGCCCTTCTTCAACGTTTTAACATTCTTTAATATCTTACCTTTATGATTTCCATTCTTGTTACAGGCAGTTCAGGCCGCATGGGGCAGGCCGTCCAGGAGGCGGTCACGCAGAATCCGGAAACGTGTGTGGGAGCCACGCATGACCAGGGTCAGGAGCTGTATCCCGCCCTGGCAAAGTGCGATGTGGTCATTGATTTTTCCCATCATGGCTTTACCAGCACTCTGCTGGCGGAGGCTGTGGCCAACAACAAGCCTGTGGTGATTGGAACTACGGGCCATACGGACCTGGAACGGCAGGAGATCATGGATGCCGCCGCTTCCATTCCGATCGTGTTTGCCTCCAATTATTCCGTCGGCGTGAATACCCTGTTCTGGCTGACGCGCAAGGCAGCGCAGATTCTGGGCGGCAGCTGCGACATGGAGGTGATGGAGATGCACCACCGTCACAAGATTGACGCCCCTTCCGGCACGGCCCGTACGCTGGCGGAAATTTTGTCCGGCGCCATTGACCGGAA
This genomic stretch from Akkermansia biwaensis harbors:
- the dapB gene encoding 4-hydroxy-tetrahydrodipicolinate reductase, with the protein product MISILVTGSSGRMGQAVQEAVTQNPETCVGATHDQGQELYPALAKCDVVIDFSHHGFTSTLLAEAVANNKPVVIGTTGHTDLERQEIMDAAASIPIVFASNYSVGVNTLFWLTRKAAQILGGSCDMEVMEMHHRHKIDAPSGTARTLAEILSGAIDRNYEDSVVFGRSGLVGPRPDNEIGMHSLRGGDVVGDHTVVFASDGERLELTHKASSRMTFASGAVRAALWLQGKEPRLYNMEDVLGLSKL
- the dapA gene encoding 4-hydroxy-tetrahydrodipicolinate synthase, with protein sequence MKFQGLYTAIVTPFAGARVDEEAFRMLVEEQVAAGVAGIVAVGTTGESPTLTVKEHLRVIELAVECAAGRIQVVAGTGANSTAEAIHMTQEAEKMGVDGTLQVCPYYNKPSQEGVYAHFKAIADATRLPIMLYSIPGRCGIEISVETVGRLAKDCPHIICVKEAGGNVDRVSQLMQVVPEDFTILCGDDGLTVPFMACGASGLVSVSSNLIPGIMNSIVKAGLDKNMAEMLSLQKTFYPLMKGIMTLDTNPVPIKGAMALRGDIQPGVRLPLVPLSEEKAAQLSALLQRFNIL